ACACCATCATCAATCTGCTTTGGGAACGGGTGTCCGCTGTCGGACTCCAGCATCACCGGGAGTCCGAACAGACCTGTAAGCATGGGCATCAGCAGAGTCCCTTCCCCGAAGATCCCTTCACATGGTATCGGCAGTTCCATGACGGCATACCCCAGGATCCCTGAAAGGAGGAAGGCAGCTATCCCGAACAGTACGTTCCCCTTCTGGTATTCGTTGAATATCAGAACACCAGACACAGCGACCAGGATTATCTTCGTTATCCTGTCCAGGTAGTGTGTCATGTTATCGGTGATGATAAACTGCAGCGGTACGGCGATGGCTATCGCCACAGAGCATCCTATTATGCTCCCTATTGCGGCAGCGCGTACCGCTCTCATCCCCTTTCCCGAGAGCAGCAGTCTGTGGCCAGGCAGGATGGAGATCGCATCCTCGGCGTCAGGTGCACCAATGAACACGGAAGGGACGAAATCCACGTAAGAGTGGACGACGGATGCGGACATGATTATCGAGCAGATGGCGATGGGCACGTATTCCGTCGGGATGGCCTCAGACAATACAGATTCCCAAACCGGATAGGACAGCAGCAGAATCGATGCCAATGTGTTCACGTGGATGCCCGGGACCAGTCCTGTGAAGAGGCCGAAGGCTCCTCCTAGAAGGGAGGACAGCGAAACTATGATCATCAGCGAAGGGTCCATCGAGATACCTTGTCTTCTGCTAGGATATAAAGTGTGCATGCTGCGGTCAATATGCTGATTCATGACCAGGACAAACTGTGTTCCGCCAACGATTAATATATGTGGGCCATTGACACGAATGATACATATGAATGTAGACGAAAAGCTGGCCTTGGTCACAAGGAACGCCGAAGAGCTCGTAACCGAAGAGGAACTCCGTGCTCTCCTCACGGAGAAAGAGGAGCCCACGGCATATATCGGATTCGAGCCCTCAGGCACCGTGCACCTCGGTTGGGTGCTAGTCGCACAGAAGATCAGGGATCTCTGCGATGCAGGATTCAAGGTCACCATCTTTTGGGCGGATTGGCACGCCTACATCAACGACAAGCTCGGAGGCAACCTTGAGAACATCAGGACCTGCGCCAGATACATGCAGGATTGCTTCATCGCTCTGGGCGTCCCTCAGGACAAGGTCGTCTTCAAGTACGCCAGCGAGCTATGCTCGGAGATCGAGTACTGGGAGAAGGTCATCAAAGTCGCGAAGGTCACATCCCTTTCAAGGGTCAAGAGGGCCATGACCATCATGGGAAGGTCCGAGGATGAGGCCGAGGTCGACGCTTCCAAGGTATTGTATCCCATCCTCCAGGCAACGGACATATTCTTCCTCAACTGCGATGTCGCGTACGCCGGTATCGACCAGAGGAGGGCACACATGCTCGCAAGGGACGCGGCCGATAAGCTGGGATGGAAGAAACCCATCGCACTTCACACGCCTCTGCTCCCAGGTCTTAAGGGCGGCAACAGAATGGATCCCATCGAGAACAAGATGTCGAAGTCCAAGCCCGAGGGCAACATCACGATCCATGATACCAAAGAGGACATCGCCAAGAAGATGAAGAAGGCCTACTGTCCGATGGATAAGCTGGATGCAGAGGGCAACGAAGAGGTGAACCCCGTCCTCATGCTGTGCAAGTACATTATCATCCCCAGGAACGGATGTCTCTTCGTGGACCGTCCCGAGCAGTACGGCGGACCGGTCACCTACAACACCTACGAGGAATTGGAGCAGGCATACTTCGACAAGAAGCTCTCGCCATTCGATCTCAAGACGGGTGTCACTGACGGAATGGCCAAGACACTGGCTCCCGTCGCAGAATACTTCGAGGCACACCCTGAGAACCGTGCGGCTCTCCAGAAGGTCCTCGAGGGACTCACCAAGCTCAGGTGAGTTCACAAATCCTTTTTCAGGAGGTCTTCAGACTTCAATTCCCTGAAGATCTCCATCGTTCTTTTCATACAGATGAACAGCATAGCTTCGACGTCGCCCGTGCCTGATAGTCCGGCCGCTCCTCCGTGTCCTCCGCCGTCGCTCATGGTCTCGGTACCGATGCCTTTCATTATGTCCCCGAGGTTCACGCCTCTCCGGACTATCTCCTGGGTCGCTCTAGCGCTCAGTCTGAACTCATCATCCCTCTGAGAACCTACGAACACGACATCCGCCCCGGATGCCATTATTGCCCTGCATGAGGAGGCCTCGAAGCTCCCCCCGTACGATGTGGCGACTATGTAGTTGCCGACACGGTCGAACTTGGTCCTTTCCATGGCCTTGAGCATGGCGATCTTCTCCGACATGCTGACCGGGGCCACGGTCAGGTTGTATGCCTCGTCCATGTTGATG
This Thermoplasmata archaeon DNA region includes the following protein-coding sequences:
- a CDS encoding tyrosine--tRNA ligase, producing the protein MNVDEKLALVTRNAEELVTEEELRALLTEKEEPTAYIGFEPSGTVHLGWVLVAQKIRDLCDAGFKVTIFWADWHAYINDKLGGNLENIRTCARYMQDCFIALGVPQDKVVFKYASELCSEIEYWEKVIKVAKVTSLSRVKRAMTIMGRSEDEAEVDASKVLYPILQATDIFFLNCDVAYAGIDQRRAHMLARDAADKLGWKKPIALHTPLLPGLKGGNRMDPIENKMSKSKPEGNITIHDTKEDIAKKMKKAYCPMDKLDAEGNEEVNPVLMLCKYIIIPRNGCLFVDRPEQYGGPVTYNTYEELEQAYFDKKLSPFDLKTGVTDGMAKTLAPVAEYFEAHPENRAALQKVLEGLTKLR